A genome region from Primulina eburnea isolate SZY01 chromosome 9, ASM2296580v1, whole genome shotgun sequence includes the following:
- the LOC140841159 gene encoding LOW QUALITY PROTEIN: protein ROOT HAIR DEFECTIVE 3 (The sequence of the model RefSeq protein was modified relative to this genomic sequence to represent the inferred CDS: deleted 1 base in 1 codon) has translation MDKSIECCSTHLIDGDGTFNAAGIDKFTKEVKLAECGLSYAVVAIMGPQSSGKSTLLNHLFGTNFREMDAFKGRSQTTKGIWMAHCVGIEPCTLVMDLEGTDGRERGEDDTTFEKQSALFALAVSDIVLINMWCHDIGREQAANKPLLKTVFQVLMRLFSPRKTTLMFVIRDKTRTPLENLEPVLREDIQKIWDSVPKPQVHKETPISEFFNVEVVALSSYEEKEEQFKEQVANLRQRFFHSIAPGGLAGDRRGVVPASGFSFSLQHIWKVIKENKDLDLPAHKVMVATVRCEEIANEKFSSFTTNEEWCQLEQTVQSQPVPGFGRKLTSILDVCLSEYDSEATYFDEGVRSSKRKHLEEKLLQLVHPAYQFMLGHIRSGTLYRFKEAFASALNGGKGFAVSARDCTEFFMSQFDKATADADISLANWDSSRVREKLQRDIDAHIAEVRAAKLSELTTKYETKLNEALSGPVESLLDGASDETWPAIRKLLRRETEVAVTGFSSALSGFEMDEATKSKMLSKLEDHARGIVEVKAKEEAGRVLTRMKDRFLTLFSQDSDSMPRVWTGKEDIRAITKTARSSSLKLLSVMAAIRLDDDVDAIEKTLSLALVEPSKSGTSTNRSNLVDPLASSTWEEVPSSKTLLTPVQCKSLWRQFKTETEYTVSQAIAAQEASRRNNNWLPPPWAIVAIVVLGFNEFMTLLRNPLYLGIIFVLFLLVKALWMQLDISGEFRNGALPGILSISTKFLPTIMNLLRKLAEEGQRPANSNPQHNPPFSAKNSINDQSHTSSVASSEITSSENGTEYSSPLVHHKAQ, from the exons ATGG ATAAAAGCATTGAGTGTTGTTCAACTCATCTCATAGATGGGGATGGTACTTTCAATGCTGCTGGAATCGATAAATTTACGAAAGAAGTCAAATTGGCAGAATGCGGTCTTTCTTATGCTGTAGTAGCCATCATGGGCCCTCAAAGTAGTG GGAAGAGTACGCTGTTGAATCACCTCTTTGGTACAAATTTCAGGGAGATGGATGCTTTTAAGGGGAG GTCTCAGACCACAAAAGGTATATGGATGGCACATTGTGTTGGAATTGAACCATGCACACTTGTAATGGACTTGGAGGGTACTGATGGAAGAGAACGAGGAGAG GATGATACGACCTTTGAAAAGCAGAGTGCTCTTTTTGCCCTTGCTGTTTCAGATATTGTATTGATAAACAT GTGGTGTCATGACATTGGCCGCGAACAGGCTGCAAATAAACCTCTGTTGAAAACTGTATTTCAG GTTTTGATGAGATTATTTAGCCCTCGTAAGACAACTCTGATGTTTGTTATTCGTGATAAAACAAGG ACACCATTGGAGAACCTGGAACCAGTTTTGAGGGAAGACATTCAGAAG ATATGGGATTCTGTTCCTAAGCCACAAGTTCACAAGGAAACTCCAATAAGTGAATTTTTCAAT GTTGAAGTTGTGGCGCTCTCTAGTTACGAAGAGAAGGAAGAACAATTCAAAGAACAG GTGGCGAACCTAAGACAGCGATTTTTCCATTCCATTGCACCTGGTGGGCTTGCTGGGGACAGGCGTGGTGTCGTTCCTGCTTCTGGGTTTTCATTTAGTTTACAGCATATATGGAAGGTCATTAAAGAGAACAAGGATCTTGACCTTCCTGCTCACAAG GTTATGGTTGCTACAGTACGTTGTGAA GAAATTGCAAATGAGAAGTTCTCTTCTTTTACTACTAATGAG GAATGGTGTCAGTTAGAACAGACTGTACAATCCCAACCAGTGCCTGGATTTGGAAGGAAGCTCACATCAATTCTTGATGTTTGTCTTTCGGA GTATGATTCCGAGGCCACATATTTTGACGAAGGTGTTAGATCTTCAAAGCGGAAACATTTGGAAGAGAAGCTTCTGCAA CTTGTTCACCCAGCGTACCAATTCATGTTGGGACACATACGCTCTGGAACCTTGTATAGATTTAAAGAAGCTTTTGCTAGTGCTTTGAATGGGGGGAAAGGATTTGCAGTGTCTGCACGGGATTGCACCGAGTTCTTTATGTCACAGTTTGACAAAGCAACTGCAG ATGCGGACATTAGCCTAGCAAATTGGGACTCTTCTAGAGTTAGAGAGAAGCTCCAACGCGATATAGATGCACATATTGCTGAAGTTCGTGCTGCCAAGTTGTCTGAACTCACAACCAAGTATGAG ACAAAACTGAATGAAGCATTATCTGGACCTGTTGAATCTTTATTGGATGGAGCTAGTGATGAAACATGGCCTGCGATAAGAAAACTTCTTCGGCGGGAGACTGAAGTTGCTGTTACTGGGTTTTCAAGTGCACTTTCTGGTTTTGAAATGGATGAGGCCACAAAGAGTAAAATGCTATCAAAGTTGGAAGATCATGCTAGAGGAATAGTTGAAGTGAAAGCGAAAGAAGAAGCTGGAAGGGTCTTGACCCGTATGAAAGACAG GTTTTTAACGTTATTTAGCCAGGATTCTGATTCAATGCCACGGGTCTGGACCGGCAAGGAAGATATTCGAGCAATCACCAAAACCGCTCGTTCTTCT TCTTTGAAGCTATTGTCTGTCATGGCTGCCATCCGCCTGGATGATGATGTTGATGCAATTGAAAAGACTTTGTCCCTTGCTCTTGTGGAACCATCCAAGAGTGGGACTTCTACAAATAGGAGTAATTTGGTGGACCCTCTTGCTTCAAGCACTTGGGAAGAG GTTCCATCATCGAAAACCTTGTTAACACCAGTCCAGTGTAAATCTTTGTGGAGGCAATTTAAAACCGAGACAGAGTATACTGTTAGTCAAGCCATTGCTGCTCAG GAAGCTAGTAGACGAAATAACAACTGGTTGCCACCTCCGTGGGCAATCGTTGCTATCGTTGTCTTGGGTTTTAATGAATTTATGACTCTATTGAG GAATCCTTTGTATTTGGGCATCATTTTTGTTCTTTTTCTCCTTGTAAAAGCCCTTTGGATGCAATTAGACATCTCTGGTGAATTCCGCAATGGAGCT CTACCTGGAATACTCTCAATATCCACCAAGTTTCTCCCTACTATCATGAACCTTCTAAGAAAACTAGCTGAGGAGGGCCAAAGACCTGCTAATTCCAATCCTCAACACAACCCTCCATTTTCGGCGAAGAACTCGATAAATGATCAAAGTCACACGTCATCGGTTGCTTCCTCTGAGATAACTTCTTCAGAAAATGGAACAGAATATTCTAGCCCCTTGGTGCATCACAAAGCTCAGTAA